The genomic interval AATCATCCAGGAGCATGTCTTCAGTTGGATAGAGCGTGTGATGAGTCGCAGGGTGGGAGCTATCTGGGCGAACATCAACGCCGTCTGCCTTTACTCCCAGTCCCTTGGAAAGGAAGGTTCCCTCTGGCAGGCAATGGTAGTTCCCCGTCAGGGGTGCCTGTGCCGGATCTGCAAATGTGGATGCCCCCTTAGGAAAGTCCTGGGCGTTCTGTGCGGGTATGACTGGAGCCGCAGTCGACCCGCTTCGCGTTGATAGCTCAGCTGGAGCAGCCGCCCGCTCGACTCATCATGGACTCGAGTGAGCGCCCCATCCAATGAGGCATCCCCATAGCGGAGCGACATCTTGTGCCCGGTGGGAACAACGACAGACGTCAGCCGAGGCGACATCTTCCCTGACACAGCGGGAGGACGTCGCCCATCTCGAGACCCTGATGAGCTGATTGGGGCACGTGGCCCGTCGCCCCTCATGCGCGTTGTTCCGGAGCAAAGGCAGGGTGGCGCGAACGGCGGAGCCGCCGAGCCCGGACCTCGCCGCAAAAGGCGGCTTTCACACATCCGCCCTCTTCATGAATCTCCCAAGTTACCACTGATGTAGCTCTGGAGTCTTGCTCGAGACTGGTCTTCAGAAAAAATCAAACATCTTTCCAAATTTCTCCCAAAACACCTCGCTTGTCACGTGATGCATAATCGAAGGGTCAGTCTCATTCACTTCTCGTGGAATCGTCTCCGGATGCCTGAGAATCTCTTCAAAGAAATCTCGGCCTTGAGCAACTACCCAGTACGCAATATCCCTCAAGCCAGCCTCGGAAACATCCTCACCCATCATCCTATCAAATGGCTCCCCCTGCAGCACCGACGTGATTCTCACAAACTCTTCATGAAACCGAGCAATCTCTGCTTCATCCATCTCCCAGAGAATCCGTTCCAACCCACTCGCCTGACCGTTCGCACGATGGATGATCTCCCAGAACAATTCTGAGACCTCTTCACCAAGCACCACGTCCGCCATCTACTCACCTCCTCCTTCCCGGATACATCGCTCCAGCCCAACAGCTCCCCATCTTCGTTTCGCGATGCAGCCTCACTTCGTGCTGTGCTCGTCACAGCCCCAAGAGATGCACGGCGAACTGTCCCACACGCTTTCAACCTCCGTCGGAAACCGTTGCAGCGAGGACATCCCCCTCCGCAAGGCTGCGCGCGTCCTCACCCGTCATCACCAACTCCGCGGTCATCCCTGCCTCCAGTTCATCGAAAGCGTGGCCATAGGCATGGATGGACTCCACACGAAACGACACGGCATGGTCGCCTGTTCGCATAGAGGGTCCATAGCCTTCGGCCCCCTTCGTTGGAACAAGGCGGAACGCAACCGAGAACCTGTCGCCAACTCGAAGGGGGCCGGAATGAATTCGCCCTCTGACGAGCGTTCTTCCCTCCGCACGAGAGGTCCCCGCCACACCGAATTCGATGGTCCTGCTGCTCATGGCATCTTCACCTGGGGCACGGCCTCTCTGATGAATCTCTGCCCGAAGCTCCGGCCCCAGGAGCAAACCACTCATCAGTAAAAATCGAGCTCCTTACCAAACTTCTCTTCCATGACATCTCCGGCCACCCCGCCCATCCGCAGCACGGGGTCTCCATCTCTCACCTCCCGCGGAATCCTTTCTGGGTGGCGGAGAATATCTTCGTAGAATTCTCGTCCCTGGGCAACCACCCAGTACGCAATGTCCATCAATCCATCCTCAGAAACGTCCCCACCCATCATTCTATCAAATGGCTCTCCCTGCAGCACCGACGTGATTCTCACAAACTCTTCATGAAACCGAGCAATCTCTGCTTCATCCATCTCCCAGAGAATCCGTTCCAACTCATTCGGCTGACCGCTCGCACGGTGGATGACCTCCCAGAACTGCGCTGAAACCACTTCGCCAAGCTCCACGTTCGCCATGGCCATATCTTGCCTCCCGGGGCGAACACCAATCAGTCCCTCCCCAGAACTCCTCGCAGCCCCCGCCCACCTTCAGTCCCTCTCACCACGCCACTTGCCGGACGGTTACGCAACGTCCGCTTCGGACACCTCCCAAAGCCCCCTCAGCACGCGTGCCTGTCCGTTTGCGCACTCAATCATCTCTCAGAGTTGCGCTGAAACCTCTTCACCAAGAATCTTGGTCGCCATGTTCTTGCGCAATCCCTTCTTGATTCGACTCCACTAGTGCGGACCTAAGCCCACCGGCAACAAGCATGCATCAAACATCCGTGGGTCGGGCGCGCGCACAGTCTGTGACCAACAAGTCATACTTCACCGCATCCGACCCCACCCCTTACCGCACAATCACCCTTCCGTATAACAGGACACTCAGCCACCCATGAATCACCCTAGGGGCCATGAAACCCCCATCAAGCCTCCACTCGCACGACAAACCCAATAATCACTATCAATCCCAGCAGGCGCCACCTCAAAAGAAATCAAGCTCCTTGCCAAACCTCTCCCTGAAAACCTTGCCAATCACTTGATACATAATGAGCGCAGGATCTCCTGCCCTCACGTATCGAAGAATTCTTTCTGGGCGCTCCAGAATACTCTCGTAGTACTCCCGACCTTGAGCAACTGACCAATTTGAAATATCCATCAACCCATCTTCAGAAACTTCGGCTCCCAGCATCACATCAAATGGTTCACCCCTGAGCACAGACGCAGTCCTGACGTATTCCTCATTAAATTGAGCGATTTCCGCTTCAGTCATCTCCCAGAGAATCCGCCTCAATTCGCTCGCTTGACCGTTTGCACGATGCACAATCTCCCAGAACTGCTCCGAAACATCCTCGCCCGAGACCACACGCGTCATCTGTTCACCTTACTCTTTCTTGGTATACGAGTCTCCATTCCAATGGAACCCCTTCTTCGCCGTAGAAGACTGATAGACTCCCGGTACACCCGGTCCAGGTCGGCCTAGTCTGCTATTGGTATTGTCCCACGGTAGCAAGTGCCCTTGAGACTCGAGGTGCCGCCGCACATCGCCTTCGAGTGATTCAATTGTGCGCTCTGAACTCATTGGGACGGCCCAAGCATCCAGTTCAAGTTCACGCCCCGTGCGGCGACCAGCACGAGCATAAGGTTGAAATCGCGAGTCGAATGCAGAAACTTCCGTCTTGCCAACCTTGAGAATCTCGCCGCTGCGGGCATCGCGGAGCACGTAGACAATCCCTTCCTGCCCAGAAAGCCATTCCGTTTCGTACCATTTCCCCGAAAGCGACAGAGTCTTCTGTTCCCCCGACAGAACAATGTCCTTCGTCGCTTCTCGACCCTTCCGGGCACTAACCTTCTCCCCGACCTCGTCGAGGTTCTTCAGTGCTCCCGTAGCGACCGCCGCAGCCTGCGCAGCCGCCTGATATCCCTCCCGAAGCGCAGGCCCTGCAATCTCCTGCGCACGCGCATCCGTCTCCGCACCGAGCCTCGCATAGAGCCCCTCTTCCGGATGAGCCCGTGCCCGCAGCGAGTATGGGGACATCGACGCCGCGACATCACCAGCAAAGCGGTCGTGCGCCGCCCTGACGTCCTCCCCGGCCTCGACGACGACCTCCTCCACCTCACGGACCCCAGGCACCTTGCGCACCACAGCCCCCACCCACTCAGAAGCAGAGGAGTAGGCCCGCCCCACTGTTGATGCCACGCGGTCGGCGAGGCCCGGCCCCGCTTGCACCCCGCATCCACGCCGTCCGCGCAGAACCCCGTCGCTTCAAAGAAACGCAGCGGGTTGACGTGCGCATACACATACCGATGCAGACTCGGAGCATCGTCAAGGTTCCCCTCGAAGCTGTCCCGGCTGATGAACCGCCCCAGCTCACTGTCGTAGTACCGCGCCCTGAGGGCTACGCGGTCTTGCCTCCCATGGGGAAGTAGCGCGTCGCGCCCCGCGCGCCCGCGCTGCGCACCCGGCCCTCGTGCTTCAGCCGCATCATCGGCCGATGAAGCGCCCGTGGCTTTTCTCCAACGCGCGCGGCGATGACCGTCATCGTCTCGCCCGGACACACCAGCACCGCATCGAGCAGCCACTTCGCGAGGTTGGCGACGGCACCCGAAGAGCGTCGGATTCTCGTCCCCCGCTGCATCGCCACGGAGGGCGCGGGAGCCAACACTGAGAACGCGCGCTCCATCGCCGCCCTCACCAGCCTTTGCTGCTCCACCAGGTGCTCGTGGACCCGTCGTTCAATCTTTGATTCCAGCGTCGCAGGCGTTTACCTGTGCATCCGCCACGGGTTGCACACTGCGACGACAGCCTCAACTCCACCCCCGAACGATTACGTTGCGCCCATCATCATGACCCTCTCCGTTCTCCACCGGTGCGGTTCCCATGAGCCCTGCGCGAACCAGGCCCTCAGAAAAAGTCGAGCCTCTTCCCAAACTTCTCCCTAAACACCACACTCGTCACGTGATTCATAATCGCAGGATCATTTTCATCCACTTCCTGCGGCATCTTCTCTGGATGCTTGAGAATGTCTTCATAGAAATCTCGACCCTGGGCAACCACCCAGTACGCAATATCCATCAATCCATCCTCTGAAACATCCTCCCCCATCAACCCATCAAACGGCTCGCCCTGAAGTACCGAGGCAGTCCTGACGAACTCCTCATGAAATAAGGCAATCTCCGCTTCAGTCATCGCCCAGAGGATCCGCTTCAACTCGCCTGCTTCTCCGTTCGCACCTCGAATAATCTCCCAAAACCGATCCGAAACCACCTCACCGAGTTCCACACTCGCCATAGCGATATCCTACTCTTTCTTGATGTAGGTTACTCCATCCCAACGATACCCCTTCTTCGCCGTCGTGGACTGATACACTCCGGGTACACCCGGACCAGGGCGTCCTAGTCGCCCGTTAGTATTGTCCCATGGCATCGAGTGCCCCTGCGCCTCTAGGTGTTTTCGCACCTCACCCTCGACTGATTGAATGGTTCGATTCGGACCCGATGATACAGTCCAAGCATCGACCTCAAGTTCTCGCTTCGTAAGTGCGCCAGCCCGCGCATAGAAACCGAATCGTCCCTCGAAACGATCAGCCTGTGTCTTTCCGACCTTGAGGATCTCTCCACTACGGGAGTCACGTAGAACATAAACAATCTCTTTTTGCCCAGAAAGCCATTCCGTTTCGTACCATTTCCCCGAAAGCGACAGAGTCTTCTGTTCCCCCGACAGAACAATGTCCTTCGTCGCTTCTCGACCCTTCCGGGCACTAACCTTCTCCCCGACCTCGTCGAGGTTCTTCAGTGCTCCCGTAGCGACCGCCGCAGCCTGCGCAGCCGCCTGATATCCCTCCCGAAGCGCAGGCCCTGCAATCTCCTGCGCACGCGCATCCGTCTCCGCACCGAGCCTCGCATAGAGCCCCTCTTCCGGATGGGCCCGTGCCCGCAGCGAGTATGGGGACATCGACGCCGCGACATCACCGGCAAAGCGGTCGTGCGCCGCCCTGACGTCCTCCCCGGCCTCGACGACGACCTCCTCCACCTCACGGACCCCGGGCACCTTGCGCACCGCGGCCCCCACCCACTCAGAAGCAGAGGAGTAGGCCCGCCCCACTGTCGATGCCACGCGTTCGGCGAGGCCCGGCCCCGCTTGCACACGTGCGTCATGCTCTCGTTGGTAGGCCTGGTAGTTCGCCTCAAGACGAGCAGCGCGCCACGAGGCATTCTCTGCCTCGACTTCCGACAAGGGACGGCCAATCGAATCCCAAACCGTCCGGCCGTAGAGCTGGGCCCCCTCCATGAACGAGAGCTTGCATCCCTCATCCACGCCTTCCGCGCAGTACCCCGTCGCGTCAAAGAAACGCAACGGGTTGACGTGCGCATACACATACCGATGCAGACTCGGAGCATCGTCAAGGTTCCCCTCGAAGCTGTCCCGGCTGATGAACCGCCCCAGCTCACTGTCGTAGTACCGCGCCCGGGCATACGTGAGGCCCGTCTCCACGTCGTACTGGTGCCCCGTGAACCCCAACTTGAACTCACCAGGCACAGGTGCCGAGCCCGCCCTGTGGTTGCCCCATGCGTCGTACTGGCGCGCGGCCTGGATGCCCCCACCCACGGTGGTGGACATCGCGTCCGACACACTCCCCAACCCGTCCAATGTCAGGAAGCTCGACGATGGCTGCGCGGTGACATCCGTGACCGCCAACGGCCCTGCCCCGTAATGATAGCGACGTCTCGAGGGATGGCTGGACTGGGCTCCATCCGCCTCCTGCAACACGAAGTCCTCATCCAGGATGTAGACGACATCCTCCGACGACGTCTTCCTGCGCGTCCGCTGGAGGCCCGTGTCGTAGTCGTAGCGACCCACCTCCAGCCCGTTGTCGAACACCGCCGTCAGCGTCTGGCGGATGTCCCAGGACAGCGTCCGAGTACCGCCCGGCATCGTCCGCTGCACGAGGTTGCCAGCCAGGTCGTAATCCAGCGTGGCATTGCGTGACGGGTCCTTCGTATCGACAAGCTCCCGCAACCAATCCACCCGGTTGAACGTCGCAATCACGTCCCGAGTGAGCTGCGCTGGGGGCACCCCATGATAGGCATCCGGCCCCAAGCCGAGGCTGCCCGCGATGGAGCTCGGCGCCCGGCGTTCGCCCACGCGGTTGCCCACGGCATCCAGCCCATAGAGCGAAGTGACTCCGTCGGAAGAGGCCACTCCCGTGAGGCGATTCAGGACGTCATAGCCATACGTCGTCAGCTCGTCCGCGCCCAACACCTGCGTCTGCGGCGAGGTGCGCGCCTCGACCTGCGACAACCGGTTCCCATTCGTATCGTAGGTGTACCCATACCGGCTGAGCGTCACACCACTCGGCTGGCACGTCGCGGATACCGAGCCTCGGGCAACCACCAACTGTGACAGCCGCCCGGCATCGTCATAGCAACGCCCCTCCGACACACCGTTGGGCCATACCACCCCCTTCAGCAGAGAGTCCGGCCAATACGTGTACCGCACGAGCCCCGAGGGCAACGTCGCGTGGGTCAGTCTCCCCAGCGCGTCGTAGGCATAGGTCGTCGCGACGCCATCCGCGTCCTCAACCCTCGTCCGATGCCCCATCGCATCATAGGCATACGTGACGACCTTCCCGTCCTGTTCGCGAAGCCGCGTCTTGACCCGGTCGAGCGCGTCATGGGTATAGGACGTCGCCTCACTCAGGGGGCCACTCACCGTGGACTTGTTCTGGGCCTCACGAGTGACATTGCCGTTGCCATCGTAGGAGATGCTCTCTGAGTCCACCGAGGGCAGCGCCCGCGGCAACACATGCTGCGAGTACCCGCGAGTCTCCAGACGCTCCAAGAGGCCATGGACCAGGGTTGTCAGCTGCCCCTTGGGGTCCAACCGCGTCGCGAGGTTTCCGTTCACGTCATGGGTGGACCGCGACGTCAGCGTGCCCACCACGCCGGAGGGAGTCGCCCCAGGCTCGAACAACGGCACGCTGGCCCGCTGGGCGGGCGTCAGCCGCGCATGGCCATCCAGATGCTGGTGCTCCGCCGTGCGCAGGTTGCGCGCGTTGTACTCATAGGTCGTCAGGTTCCCATTCGCATCCTGTTTCGCCACGAGGTTCCGCGTGGCGTCATAGACGTAGGAATAGAGCCCACCCGCCGCATCCGTGACGGTCAGCAGCTTCCCCAACTCGTCATACGCATACTTCGTCACATACGTGCCAGTGCACGCCTGGGACTCCATCTGCGCCAACGTCAGTCCGGTCGCACCTCCGTGCCCCAACGTCGGCAGCCCCAGGGGCTGCTTCTCGCAGACCTTGTTGCCCGAGGCATCAAAAGCACGGACCGTCACCTGACCGAGCGCATTCTCCTCACGAACCCTTCGCCCCAGGTCGTCATAGGAGAACCGAGCATCGAATGAGGCGCCTGTCGCTCGCGGCCCCTTCTGTTGCGCCAACTGCCCACCCGCGTCGTACTGGAACGTGGTGGTGGCCGCATCCACGGTCCCCTCGCCCCGCGTCTCCTCGAGCATGCGCCCCGCACCATCAAACAGCCGCACCGTCGCATGGCCGTTCGCATCCACCGTGCGCACCACCTGCCCCGCGGCATCGTGGCCCCAGGACTCCTGGGCCACCTCCGAGCCCTGGCCACGCACGGAGCGAACCTTCCGCCCCAGACCGTCGGACCACTCCACGGTGGGCACGCCGCGCCGGTCCACATGTGTCCGCGAACGGCTTGCGTCGTCGTATGCCCAGTTCTGGGTGTATACAGCGGAGCCCCCCGACGACAGGTGCTCCGTCTGACTCAGCGGACGCCCCACGGCATCAAGGAAGAACCGGGTGACATGGCCCTTCGGGTTCTTCTCCTGCCGCTTGTGGAGCGCGTCGAACCGAACCTCCGAGACATGCCCCTGCGCGTCCACCCGGCGGACCTCACGTCGGAGCGCATCCCGGAAGACCACCGAGAGGTTCTCCCGCGCGTCCCTTTGCTCCTCGCGAACCAGTCCCTCCGCATCCGGCGAATCCACATAGACGCGCTGGCTGACCGTCAGGAGCTGCCCAGGGCGGGAGATGCTCTCCACCAGGACTTCGTCACGAGGCCTGCCCAGCGCATCAAACGTGAAGCGCCGCTCCACGCCTCGCCCATCCACGGATTGGATGACGCGCCCCTCGCCATCGTGAACCAGGCTCTCGCTCACCCCCATGGGGCGCTTCACCGTCTGCGGACGCCCCAAGGCGTCGTGCACGGTCTCCGTGCGGCGCCCCAGCGCATCCACATTGGCCGCTACCTGGCCGTACTTGTCGAACTCGACCGTGCTCGTCAGTCCGAGCGCGGGCCCCGCGCCCGCGACGTCTGGCTGACGTGCCAACGGCCCGGACGCCGCATCCACCACCACCTTGAAGACACGGCCCAGGCCATCGAAGTGCCGTGCCTGCAGGAAACCGCGCGCATCCCGTGTCCATTCAATGTGGGCCACGTCGTCGTGCACGGTCTGTGTCGTGTAGAGGTGCTGCCCGGAATCCTTCTCCACCGTCTCCGTCGTGGAGAGCGCGCGACCCAATCCGTCATACGTCGCCGACTTCATCCGATGCTGGGCACCCCCCACTTCCCAGCGCGTCTCCGTCACGTTGCCACGGCCGTCATGGCGACGTCGCTCCACCCCGCCATTCGCATCCGTCAGGACGACGGCACGGCCGAGCAGGTCGTACTCCACGGCGCTGGGATGGCCGTTACCATCCACCTGGCGAACCCGCAGGCCTCGCAAGTCATACGCAAACGACTGCGAATAGCGCAGCGATGAGGATGTATCGGTGGCTCCGGGAACCTCGGGGCCTTGCTCCTCCACGACACGGTAGAGGGAATCCAGGCGATACGTCCGGTCGAACCCCGACAGGTCCGACTCCCACACCTTGTTGCCAATGGCGTCGTAGCCAACGCGCGACACAGTCCGGACGCGGCTCACCTCATCCGTGCTCCCGCCCTGCGACGTGAAGCGCGGCCCATCCGCCACCGATGCAATGACCTCCACCGGCCTGTCCGCGAAGTCAAAGACGGTGGCAGTGCGCACACCACGGCGGTCCAGGACAGACGTCTGGTTTCCCGACTCGTCGTAGGTGAAGTGGGTCTCCAGTGGCGCCGTGAGGCGCCCCCCAGACTCCACCGTACGCACCCGTCGCCCCGCCGCATCCAGCGTGTGCTCGCGGACGAAGTCCCCACCCACGATTTCTCTCTTGAGGTGGCCGCCCGCGTAGTACTCGAGCGTGCGAGTGATTCCGAGGCCCTGGGAGGTGTTGCGCACCTCCTTCTTCACGCGGTCCAGCGCGTCCCACTCCTGAACCCGTTGGCGGCCCAGACCATCCTGCTCGGTCAACAGCCGTCCTCGCGCGTCGTACGTGTACTGCGAAGCAACCGTGGCGGCCCCCTGAACCTGGAGCGTCTTCGACTGGAGCTGGCCATAGATGTCATAGCCCGTGGCCGTCTCCACATGGCCATCCGCCCCCACCGTCTCCACCCAGTCACCCGTCAGCGCACGCTGCGGACACAGGGTGTTCTCGACCCCGCAGTACTTCCACTGGAGCACGACGTCCTGGGGTGACGTCGCCAGAGAGGCCACTGCCTGCTCGCACGTCCCCGTCGACGTCAGGACCTGGCGCGGTACCCGGTTGGCGTAGTGACGTGTCTCCAACACGCGTCCCGTGCCGAATGGCAGGAGGGACTCGGGCGCATCCCCCGTGGAGTCCACCCGCGAAACGGTGGCATATCCTTCCGCATCGACGTGGCAGGTCTGCGTGTTGAAGCCCGCCTCGTACCCCCACTTCTCCACCACCTCCGCCACGGGCTGCCCTTGCGCATCCGTGACGGCCACCGTGGCGGCCACAGCATCTGCTGCCGGCAGCGCATCTCCTGAGATGCGGCGAGCCACCAGATTGCCCTTCGCGTCATGACTGAAACGCGTGACCCGCCCTCGCGCGTCCTCCTCCGCCACGCGGGTCCGATGGACCGCATCCCAGAGCGCCGCCGTGCGCGCCACCACGCCCGCGGACAACGGCCGCTCCACCTCCGCCACTGCTCCCGTGGGGAGCATGCGGTAGCGCGTGGCCGGAACCTCGGGGCGAGGTCCCTTCACTTCCGTGGCGAAGGTCGTGAACGACTGTCCAAGCACCGTGCGCGACTCTGGCGCGATGCTGTACGTGAACGTGGTGGTGGCCTCCTGCAAGGGTTGGAGCGAAAGCGTCTCCACCACGCTCTTCACCCGCGCGTCCTTGTCCACCAGGAGCAGGTAGGCGTCCTCGCCAGGAATTGTCTCCGAGGCACTGTGGTAGGTGTAGCGAATCACCTGGCCATCGGGCCCGATGTGCTGAGACATCCGCGTCCGGCCCAGCTCAGGGGCGCCGCTTTCATAGGCGTACGCCTCCGTCCTGACAGGAGCACCACTCCCGCAAGCCCCATCGTAGCGAGCAGCGGAGGACAACCGGCGCTGGCTGTCATAGCCATACTGGATGCAGACGCCCAGCGGGGTCAGGGTGGTTGCGTCCACACTCGTCGCGTGGTGCAGCTCCACGCGCTGGAGCCGCAGTCGACCCGCTTCGCGTTGATAGCTCAGCTGGAGCAGCCGCCCGCTCGACTCATCATGGACTCGGGTGAGCGCCCCATCCAATGAGGCATCCCCATAGCGGAGCGACACCTTGTGCCCCGTTGGCGCCACGATGGAAGTGAGCCGATATCTGGCCGGATACACCCCGGTGTCCAGGTGCCCATGCCGGTACTCCACACCACTCTTCGCACGGAAGATGAACTCGCGGCCGGCTCCTGTCCCCTCGACACGCAGCGTCCCGTGGAAGCCGCGCTGGGGTACGCATCCAACGCCCTCCTCCGTGCATTGGAAGGTGTGGCCACTTCCTTCGCCTCCCGTGACCACGTAGCGGAACCCTCCGCCCGCGGGCAGCACAGCCCCTTCGTAGCCATGCGTCCAACCCGCCCCCAGCAACCCCTCTTCACTGACTCCCGAGGCGTACGTGCGCGTCCAAGCAAGTCCGAGCCCTCGACTTGGCAGCTCGACATCCGTCGCCTGCTTCACCAGGTGCCCGTCCACCACGCTGACGCCCTTGACGAAGGTATGCGCGACCGGGAGCTTGCCCACGCTCCCCACGCGAGTCATGAGCGGCACGTCTTCATGGAAGGTCTGCTGGACCGGATTCTCAGGCACCAGGGAGACTCGGATGTCTTCCGTGCCGACCACTCCAGGAGGAACGTC from Myxococcus stipitatus carries:
- a CDS encoding DUF4240 domain-containing protein, whose product is MADVVLGEEVSELFWEIIHRANGQASGLERILWEMDEAEIARFHEEFVRITSVLQGEPFDRMMGEDVSEAGLRDIAYWVVAQGRDFFEEILRHPETIPREVNETDPSIMHHVTSEVFWEKFGKMFDFF
- a CDS encoding DUF4240 domain-containing protein; amino-acid sequence: MAMANVELGEVVSAQFWEVIHRASGQPNELERILWEMDEAEIARFHEEFVRITSVLQGEPFDRMMGGDVSEDGLMDIAYWVVAQGREFYEDILRHPERIPREVRDGDPVLRMGGVAGDVMEEKFGKELDFY
- a CDS encoding DUF4240 domain-containing protein; the encoded protein is MTRVVSGEDVSEQFWEIVHRANGQASELRRILWEMTEAEIAQFNEEYVRTASVLRGEPFDVMLGAEVSEDGLMDISNWSVAQGREYYESILERPERILRYVRAGDPALIMYQVIGKVFRERFGKELDFF
- a CDS encoding winged helix-turn-helix domain-containing protein codes for the protein MEQQRLVRAAMERAFSVLAPAPSVAMQRGTRIRRSSGAVANLAKWLLDAVLVCPGETMTVIAARVGEKPRALHRPMMRLKHEGRVRSAGARGATRYFPMGGKTA
- a CDS encoding DUF4240 domain-containing protein; this encodes MASVELGEVVSDRFWEIIRGANGEAGELKRILWAMTEAEIALFHEEFVRTASVLQGEPFDGLMGEDVSEDGLMDIAYWVVAQGRDFYEDILKHPEKMPQEVDENDPAIMNHVTSVVFREKFGKRLDFF
- a CDS encoding RHS repeat-associated core domain-containing protein; this translates as MMSSKCALLWLMLLGSMSALADDGVSRWLDLSAQKERVSPVDGGRLASRRDSGVERNEQTRAYEEARAQWEANRDAAQIQFLEALAKAELSLPQQPSWWERFWHLPWPTDAERAALEQSRDALRSAEALLKTLRVEREGEKARRERAQVELANLVEGLTTELRGGYARAWRMVWGDNSSEAIQGLRAKALLWESGLAVEDVGQVARIEKIVATDLQEGVVGQPLPQPVTVRVTTVNGEPVLGATVTFKGQAPSQPRFLPVMGSTTPQAQLAVLTDANGLASVRVLPDTNILRSYFVRQATPYVLRLGYNEVTAETSNGTQTFNLPSSFVQVGLPDAPAQISGLGNVTAAQEPGIQLVSPLFGQVLDQYGNACVNKKVAWTQADTTGRFFRFQDVTTPQVLDPTNPMQFMTMEEWSDTDGWIGPGYIPGPSTGYYYVTMTVGSLSRTVWIDVNSTQRYTFRTTSNDDFNGTYLTSSPKLKAVQILRWPQSAPGWVPVTGKEDDLANVAVGIWTSSTANAVLDFVEAAPATIGTEPGDDDKTVLFRQRFLVQNGWQRVYLRAIAFERRANGQLVQVCCARDLYSWNTSTTPTLTLQRRLTGGGNLPPRGMALTTDVAMSFSAKNQTSDQLYARVAVQPQVPGDAVLDLSGHERDADNDLILPASLNAERILPLLVGTEGGRVRFELYAKDYSTSPPTKVLQAAEDVEILHPSEDIVLSGLPLGAQWMLPAWDFVSARKQEPGQPPPDDAQSPLAYPARLGVKVFTPGRLVVSRGGTELASATVQTGATGITGVVPLSGAVLLGLDGFAMVDVPPGVVGTEDIRVSLVPENPVQQTFHEDVPLMTRVGSVGKLPVAHTFVKGVSVVDGHLVKQATDVELPSRGLGLAWTRTYASGVSEEGLLGAGWTHGYEGAVLPAGGGFRYVVTGGEGSGHTFQCTEEGVGCVPQRGFHGTLRVEGTGAGREFIFRAKSGVEYRHGHLDTGVYPARYRLTSIVAPTGHKVSLRYGDASLDGALTRVHDESSGRLLQLSYQREAGRLRLQRVELHHATSVDATTLTPLGVCIQYGYDSQRRLSSAARYDGACGSGAPVRTEAYAYESGAPELGRTRMSQHIGPDGQVIRYTYHSASETIPGEDAYLLLVDKDARVKSVVETLSLQPLQEATTTFTYSIAPESRTVLGQSFTTFATEVKGPRPEVPATRYRMLPTGAVAEVERPLSAGVVARTAALWDAVHRTRVAEEDARGRVTRFSHDAKGNLVARRISGDALPAADAVAATVAVTDAQGQPVAEVVEKWGYEAGFNTQTCHVDAEGYATVSRVDSTGDAPESLLPFGTGRVLETRHYANRVPRQVLTSTGTCEQAVASLATSPQDVVLQWKYCGVENTLCPQRALTGDWVETVGADGHVETATGYDIYGQLQSKTLQVQGAATVASQYTYDARGRLLTEQDGLGRQRVQEWDALDRVKKEVRNTSQGLGITRTLEYYAGGHLKREIVGGDFVREHTLDAAGRRVRTVESGGRLTAPLETHFTYDESGNQTSVLDRRGVRTATVFDFADRPVEVIASVADGPRFTSQGGSTDEVSRVRTVSRVGYDAIGNKVWESDLSGFDRTYRLDSLYRVVEEQGPEVPGATDTSSSLRYSQSFAYDLRGLRVRQVDGNGHPSAVEYDLLGRAVVLTDANGGVERRRHDGRGNVTETRWEVGGAQHRMKSATYDGLGRALSTTETVEKDSGQHLYTTQTVHDDVAHIEWTRDARGFLQARHFDGLGRVFKVVVDAASGPLARQPDVAGAGPALGLTSTVEFDKYGQVAANVDALGRRTETVHDALGRPQTVKRPMGVSESLVHDGEGRVIQSVDGRGVERRFTFDALGRPRDEVLVESISRPGQLLTVSQRVYVDSPDAEGLVREEQRDARENLSVVFRDALRREVRRVDAQGHVSEVRFDALHKRQEKNPKGHVTRFFLDAVGRPLSQTEHLSSGGSAVYTQNWAYDDASRSRTHVDRRGVPTVEWSDGLGRKVRSVRGQGSEVAQESWGHDAAGQVVRTVDANGHATVRLFDGAGRMLEETRGEGTVDAATTTFQYDAGGQLAQQKGPRATGASFDARFSYDDLGRRVREENALGQVTVRAFDASGNKVCEKQPLGLPTLGHGGATGLTLAQMESQACTGTYVTKYAYDELGKLLTVTDAAGGLYSYVYDATRNLVAKQDANGNLTTYEYNARNLRTAEHQHLDGHARLTPAQRASVPLFEPGATPSGVVGTLTSRSTHDVNGNLATRLDPKGQLTTLVHGLLERLETRGYSQHVLPRALPSVDSESISYDGNGNVTREAQNKSTVSGPLSEATSYTHDALDRVKTRLREQDGKVVTYAYDAMGHRTRVEDADGVATTYAYDALGRLTHATLPSGLVRYTYWPDSLLKGVVWPNGVSEGRCYDDAGRLSQLVVARGSVSATCQPSGVTLSRYGYTYDTNGNRLSQVEARTSPQTQVLGADELTTYGYDVLNRLTGVASSDGVTSLYGLDAVGNRVGERRAPSSIAGSLGLGPDAYHGVPPAQLTRDVIATFNRVDWLRELVDTKDPSRNATLDYDLAGNLVQRTMPGGTRTLSWDIRQTLTAVFDNGLEVGRYDYDTGLQRTRRKTSSEDVVYILDEDFVLQEADGAQSSHPSRRRYHYGAGPLAVTDVTAQPSSSFLTLDGLGSVSDAMSTTVGGGIQAARQYDAWGNHRAGSAPVPGEFKLGFTGHQYDVETGLTYARARYYDSELGRFISRDSFEGNLDDAPSLHRYVYAHVNPLRFFDATGYCAEGVDEGCKLSFMEGAQLYGRTVWDSIGRPLSEVEAENASWRAARLEANYQAYQREHDARVQAGPGLAERVASTVGRAYSSASEWVGAAVRKVPGVREVEEVVVEAGEDVRAAHDRFAGDVAASMSPYSLRARAHPEEGLYARLGAETDARAQEIAGPALREGYQAAAQAAAVATGALKNLDEVGEKVSARKGREATKDIVLSGEQKTLSLSGKWYETEWLSGQKEIVYVLRDSRSGEILKVGKTQADRFEGRFGFYARAGALTKRELEVDAWTVSSGPNRTIQSVEGEVRKHLEAQGHSMPWDNTNGRLGRPGPGVPGVYQSTTAKKGYRWDGVTYIKKE